Genomic segment of Methanobacterium spitsbergense:
TGCCCTATAATATACCCATGTTAAAATATAACTCCATTTTCCTATAAAAAACATCAAATATATCAATCAACAGGATCGTGAGATGATGAAAATTGCAATAACTGGAAAAGGAGGGGTTGGAAAAACAACCCTTTCGGGCACATTGGCATGTTTATTTTCACAGACTTATAAAGTATTCGCTATCGATGCAGACCCAGATATGAACCTGGCATCCAGCCTTGGAATACACACTAAAATAACCCCAATATCAAAGATGAGGGACCTTATAAAAGAAAGGACAGGTGCAGAACCTGGATCATCATTTGGAGAGGTTTTTAAGATAAATCCCAGGATATCTGACCTTCCGGAATCTCTTTCAATAAATTACGATGAAAATGGCAAGCTAAAGCTCCTTGTAATGGGTACAGTTGATAAAGGGGGAGAAGGGTGTGTATGTCCTGCTTCAGTACTTTTAAAGGCATTAATGCGGAATCTTATTCTTAAAAAAGATGAGATGATTATATTGGATATGGAAGCAGGAGTTGAACATCTCGGAAGAAAAACAGCGGAAGCTGTTGATATAATGATAATCGTTGTTGAACCTGGACTCAAATCACTTGAAACTGCTGAACGAATTAAAAGACTTGCAAGGGATATTGGTATAAAAGAGATAGTTTGTATAGTTAACAAGATTTCAAGTTTAGACGAAGACCAATTTGTAAGATCTAAGCTTGAAGATTTGGGAATTAAAATTATTGGAACCATACCCCGTGACCCATTAGTTGTTAAGGCAGATATGGATGGTAAAGCACTTGTTGATTATCCTGATTCTGAAGCACTGGCTGCTATAAAGAACATTAGTAAAAACATACTTGAATGGAATGGATAGAACAGCTTTCTATCGTTTTGGAATAAGATAAATTATAAGGATAAGCATATTATGAATATCAAAGTTATCATAAAATTCAAATATAAAAATGAAGAAATTGCAGAAATTGCCTATAAATCCCTGGAACCTGACAACATTGGATATATAAATTCTTCTATCCATGGTAATTATTTTATCTGTAGTTTAAATGGCGATTCAATAGGCACAATCCTTGCGACTGCTGATGATCTGGTTTTCTGCGAAACAATGGTTGAAAAGATTTCGGAATTAAGGGTATAATAAATCATCAATTATAAAATTTAATTTTAGGAGAAGTAACAATGATCAATCTCAAAAATTTGATGGTTGGTTTTGGATTTGTTCTAATAGTTCTAATATTTATGATACAAAAAATCAGAATTAGATCTGCCCATAAAAAAAAGATTATTGAAATTAAAAACAGAAGAAAAAAGAAAAGAAAGAAAAATATGAAGTAATATCTATTCCTTTTTCTCTTCTTC
This window contains:
- a CDS encoding AAA family ATPase, whose translation is MKIAITGKGGVGKTTLSGTLACLFSQTYKVFAIDADPDMNLASSLGIHTKITPISKMRDLIKERTGAEPGSSFGEVFKINPRISDLPESLSINYDENGKLKLLVMGTVDKGGEGCVCPASVLLKALMRNLILKKDEMIILDMEAGVEHLGRKTAEAVDIMIIVVEPGLKSLETAERIKRLARDIGIKEIVCIVNKISSLDEDQFVRSKLEDLGIKIIGTIPRDPLVVKADMDGKALVDYPDSEALAAIKNISKNILEWNG
- a CDS encoding KEOPS complex subunit Pcc1, which produces MNIKVIIKFKYKNEEIAEIAYKSLEPDNIGYINSSIHGNYFICSLNGDSIGTILATADDLVFCETMVEKISELRV